A single genomic interval of Helicoverpa zea isolate HzStark_Cry1AcR chromosome 19, ilHelZeax1.1, whole genome shotgun sequence harbors:
- the LOC124639459 gene encoding uncharacterized protein LOC124639459 isoform X4: MANEDLLIRKRSAIKAKLTNFCNHVNVLMSCDSLSSLQRIELEGRLRKFDALYDEFDNLQLEIEVLSDKPDEAYGERAKFEERYHAVAAQARSLLISADAGVDGGSVAGSADKNTGASFRHNFVRLPKINLPTFDGSYQCWLEYRDTYLSLIHSSSAIDDISKFHYLRASLTGDAQQVIKNIDFKSEHYQLAWNLLCERYDNSRLLVKNHVQTLFNTPAILKESCVALRQFVDNINKQIRALKSLNEPTDQWSTLVVIMMSSRLDKVTNRDWEEYSNTLPKFPTLSEFCSFVSKRADLLETVEHSKSTNKEDGSTNSYTVNTNNSKKNYNTTKPKPNTNKEFNNCPLCKNNHFMFVCDDFRKLSVENRLAKVKELNVCFNCLRPGHSSKRCKLSHCKYCNRKHNTLLHVEQSNSTVQDPMPSSVALPTLLTDDVSGGAQLQNGTSESVVMSSDTAATTRSVLLSTALVTVVSTRGEKFDARILLDNGSTANFITETLCHKLGLPRRNVNSTISGESYEMAKRRFLSLERRFLRDPSFKERYVAFMEEYERLGHMTENTTSRKPHSDASERAFGCCVYLRSVNMEGAVKVQLLASKNRVAPIKPTTIPRLELCGALLGARLCAKVSDVNIGRLERYHRVEHIKQHFWNRFHLEYISLLQQKTKWTSSTGQLAEGTLVLIKERGQPPMLWPLGRVTKVFPGSDGITRVAELKTRKGTILRSFNNICPLPLD, translated from the exons ATGGCTAATGAAGATTTGTTAATAAGAAAACGCAGTGCTATTAAAGCTAAGCTTACGAATTTTTGCAATCATGTTAATGTGCTTATGAGTTGCGATTCATTATCCAGTTTGCAGCGTATTGAGCTAGAGGGTCGCCTTCGTAAATTTGATGCTTTATACGATGAATTTGATAATTTGCAGTTGGAGATCGAGGTGCTCTCGGATAAGCCAGACGAGGCGTACGGGGAACGTGCCAAGTTTGAGGAGCGGTACCACGCGGTGGCAGCTCAGGCGCGCAGCCTGCTTATCAGCGCTGATGCCGGCGTTGACGGCGGGTCTGTAGCGGGCTCAGCGGATAAAAACACAGGTGCATCGTTCCGTCATAATTTTGTACGCTTACCTAAAATTAATTTGCCTACTTTCGATGGTAGTTATCAATGTTGGCTCGAGTATAGAGATACATATCTGTCACTTATTCACAGTAGTAGTGCTATCGATGATATTAGCAAATTTCATTATTTGCGCGCTTCGCTTACGGGAGATGCTCAGcaagtgataaaaaatatagattttaagaGCGAGCATTATCAATTAGCGTGGAATCTATTATGTGAGCGATATGATAATAGCAGGCTTCTAGTTAAAAACCATGTGCAAACTTTGTTTAATACTCCGGCAATTCTTAAAGAATCTTGTGTAGCCTTACGTCAATTTGTTGATAATATCAATAAGCAAATTAGAGCTTTAAAATCACTGAACGAGCCCACTGACCAGTGGAGTACACTGGTGGTGATTATGATGAGTAGCAGACTGGATAAGGTCACTAACAGAGACTGGGAAGAGTATAGCAATACCTTACCCAAATTTCCAACATTGTCAGaattttgttcgtttgttaGTAAAAGGGCTGATTTATTAGAGACAGTAGAACATAGCAAATCAACAAATAAGGAAGATGGTAGTACAAACAGTTACACAGTAAATactaataattctaaaaaaaactataatacaaCAAAACCTAAACCTAATACTAATAAGGAATTTAATAATTGTCCGTTGTgcaaaaataatcatttcatGTTTGTGTGTGATGATTTTCGTAAGTTGTCAGTAGAAAACCGTTTAGCAAAGGTGAAGGAGCTTAATGTGTGCTTTAATTGTTTACGTCCAGGGCATTCAAGTAAACGTTGCAAATTGTCAcactgtaaatattgtaatcgTAAGCATAACACGCTTTTACACGTAGAGCAGTCTAATTCAACTGTACAAGACCCAATGCCTAGTAGTGTAGCTCTGCCTACTTTACTGACTGATGACGTTTCTGGTGGTGCACAGTTACAAAACGGCACATCTGAAAGCGTTGTTATGTCAAGCGACACTGCAGCTACTACTCGTTCTGTTTTGCTTTCCACAGCTCTGGTGACAGTGGTCAGCACCCGAGGTGAGAAGTTCGACGCCAGGATCCTGCTGGATAACGGTAGCACAGCTAATTTTATCACTGAAACACTGTGTCACAAGCTGGGATTGCCTAGACGTAACGTTAACTCCACGATATCAG GTGAGTCGTACGAGATGGCTAAGCGGCGATTTCTATCACTGGAGCGTCGTTTTCTTCGTGATCCAAGTTTCAAGGAGCGTTATGTTGCCTTCATGGAGGAGTATGAGCGTCTTGGACACATGACAGAAAATACAACGTCTAGGAAGCCACATTCAG ATGCCTCTGAGAGAGCCTTTGGTTGTTGCGTATATCTTCGGTCGGTGAATATGGAAGGTGCAGTCAAGGTACAACTTCTTGCATCGAAGAATCGCGTAGCACCAATAAAGCCTACTACCATTCCACGTCTCGAGCTTTGTGGGGCGTTGCTAGGCGCTAGACTGTGTGCTAAG GTGTCTGATGTAAACATCGGCCGCTTGGAGCGCTACCACAGAGTGGAGCATATTAAGCAGCATTTCTGGAACCGATTCCATTTAGAATATATCTCTCTGCTGCAGCAAAAAACTAAGTGGACGTCATCTACAGGACAACTGGCAGAGGGAACGTTAGTTCTCATCAAGGAGAGAGGACAACCGCCAATGCTGTGGCCACTGGGACGTGTCACGAAGGTGTTCCCGGGGAGCGACGGGATAACGCGTGTGGCTGAGTTGAAGACGCGTAAGGGAACAATTCTACGTtcctttaataatatttgtccaCTTCCACTAGATTGA
- the LOC124639459 gene encoding uncharacterized protein LOC124639459 isoform X1 encodes MANEDLLIRKRSAIKAKLTNFCNHVNVLMSCDSLSSLQRIELEGRLRKFDALYDEFDNLQLEIEVLSDKPDEAYGERAKFEERYHAVAAQARSLLISADAGVDGGSVAGSADKNTGASFRHNFVRLPKINLPTFDGSYQCWLEYRDTYLSLIHSSSAIDDISKFHYLRASLTGDAQQVIKNIDFKSEHYQLAWNLLCERYDNSRLLVKNHVQTLFNTPAILKESCVALRQFVDNINKQIRALKSLNEPTDQWSTLVVIMMSSRLDKVTNRDWEEYSNTLPKFPTLSEFCSFVSKRADLLETVEHSKSTNKEDGSTNSYTVNTNNSKKNYNTTKPKPNTNKEFNNCPLCKNNHFMFVCDDFRKLSVENRLAKVKELNVCFNCLRPGHSSKRCKLSHCKYCNRKHNTLLHVEQSNSTVQDPMPSSVALPTLLTDDVSGGAQLQNGTSESVVMSSDTAATTRSVLLSTALVTVVSTRGEKFDARILLDNGSTANFITETLCHKLGLPRRNVNSTISGESYEMAKRRFLSLERRFLRDPSFKERYVAFMEEYERLGHMTENTTSRKPHSDASERAFGCCVYLRSVNMEGAVKVQLLASKNRVAPIKPTTIPRLELCGALLGARLCAKVQSSITLPITRCQFWCDSTIVLSWLAMSPNVLKPFVRNRVNEIQESTAGHTWSYVPSRFNPADLVSRGLKADLISECSLWWSGPEFLLNDETHWPAMPNKAMKQDLPEVITSNFTDHSFLTDTQKHAQHTNTSLIHTLLHKYSNINRLQRVVAYILRFYNNVKNKIKDKNPLSIKELQDSLNFILRQAQMEMFSKEYDILKAGKTLPRKNRLICLSPFVDEDGLIRVGGRLDNSPYDYNIKHPILLCCKHHITKLIFHEYHYDLLHAGPQLLIASIRQVYWPLGGRNLSKSVVKHCIKCFKFKCQNIQPVMGQLPVNRTQLEFPFLNSSVDYAGPILIADRKGRGCKLVKAYLCIFVCLAVKAVHIELVTDLTKEGYMAALSRFVARRGKPKSILSDNGTNFVGTCNELQQFLQQSNISYEVAQRGIEFTFAPPYSPHFNGIAEAAVRSTKHHLKRLLQLTHFTYEEMVTCLTQIEAVLNSRPLTPLSSDPLDFTVLTPSHFLIGRSLIAVPHPQVSDVNIGRLERYHRVEHIKQHFWNRFHLEYISLLQQKTKWTSSTGQLAEGTLVLIKERGQPPMLWPLGRVTKVFPGSDGITRVAELKTRKGTILRSFNNICPLPLD; translated from the exons ATGGCTAATGAAGATTTGTTAATAAGAAAACGCAGTGCTATTAAAGCTAAGCTTACGAATTTTTGCAATCATGTTAATGTGCTTATGAGTTGCGATTCATTATCCAGTTTGCAGCGTATTGAGCTAGAGGGTCGCCTTCGTAAATTTGATGCTTTATACGATGAATTTGATAATTTGCAGTTGGAGATCGAGGTGCTCTCGGATAAGCCAGACGAGGCGTACGGGGAACGTGCCAAGTTTGAGGAGCGGTACCACGCGGTGGCAGCTCAGGCGCGCAGCCTGCTTATCAGCGCTGATGCCGGCGTTGACGGCGGGTCTGTAGCGGGCTCAGCGGATAAAAACACAGGTGCATCGTTCCGTCATAATTTTGTACGCTTACCTAAAATTAATTTGCCTACTTTCGATGGTAGTTATCAATGTTGGCTCGAGTATAGAGATACATATCTGTCACTTATTCACAGTAGTAGTGCTATCGATGATATTAGCAAATTTCATTATTTGCGCGCTTCGCTTACGGGAGATGCTCAGcaagtgataaaaaatatagattttaagaGCGAGCATTATCAATTAGCGTGGAATCTATTATGTGAGCGATATGATAATAGCAGGCTTCTAGTTAAAAACCATGTGCAAACTTTGTTTAATACTCCGGCAATTCTTAAAGAATCTTGTGTAGCCTTACGTCAATTTGTTGATAATATCAATAAGCAAATTAGAGCTTTAAAATCACTGAACGAGCCCACTGACCAGTGGAGTACACTGGTGGTGATTATGATGAGTAGCAGACTGGATAAGGTCACTAACAGAGACTGGGAAGAGTATAGCAATACCTTACCCAAATTTCCAACATTGTCAGaattttgttcgtttgttaGTAAAAGGGCTGATTTATTAGAGACAGTAGAACATAGCAAATCAACAAATAAGGAAGATGGTAGTACAAACAGTTACACAGTAAATactaataattctaaaaaaaactataatacaaCAAAACCTAAACCTAATACTAATAAGGAATTTAATAATTGTCCGTTGTgcaaaaataatcatttcatGTTTGTGTGTGATGATTTTCGTAAGTTGTCAGTAGAAAACCGTTTAGCAAAGGTGAAGGAGCTTAATGTGTGCTTTAATTGTTTACGTCCAGGGCATTCAAGTAAACGTTGCAAATTGTCAcactgtaaatattgtaatcgTAAGCATAACACGCTTTTACACGTAGAGCAGTCTAATTCAACTGTACAAGACCCAATGCCTAGTAGTGTAGCTCTGCCTACTTTACTGACTGATGACGTTTCTGGTGGTGCACAGTTACAAAACGGCACATCTGAAAGCGTTGTTATGTCAAGCGACACTGCAGCTACTACTCGTTCTGTTTTGCTTTCCACAGCTCTGGTGACAGTGGTCAGCACCCGAGGTGAGAAGTTCGACGCCAGGATCCTGCTGGATAACGGTAGCACAGCTAATTTTATCACTGAAACACTGTGTCACAAGCTGGGATTGCCTAGACGTAACGTTAACTCCACGATATCAG GTGAGTCGTACGAGATGGCTAAGCGGCGATTTCTATCACTGGAGCGTCGTTTTCTTCGTGATCCAAGTTTCAAGGAGCGTTATGTTGCCTTCATGGAGGAGTATGAGCGTCTTGGACACATGACAGAAAATACAACGTCTAGGAAGCCACATTCAG ATGCCTCTGAGAGAGCCTTTGGTTGTTGCGTATATCTTCGGTCGGTGAATATGGAAGGTGCAGTCAAGGTACAACTTCTTGCATCGAAGAATCGCGTAGCACCAATAAAGCCTACTACCATTCCACGTCTCGAGCTTTGTGGGGCGTTGCTAGGCGCTAGACTGTGTGCTAAGGTACAAAGTTCCATTACTTTACCTATTACTAGATGCCAATTTTGGTGCGATTCAACAATAGTGTTGAGTTGGCTAGCTATGTCACCGAACGTATTGAAACCTTTCGTACGCAATCGCGTTAACGAGATACAGGAGAGTACTGCAGGTCATACGTGGAGTTACGTGCCGTCTAGATTCAATCCGGCAGATCTTGTTTCTCGTGGGCTGAAGGCTGACCTTATCAGCGAGTGTTCTTTATGGTGGTCAGGCCCAGAGTTCTTGTTAAATGATGAAACACACTGGCCAGCTATGCCCAACAAAGCTATGAAACAGGATCTACCAGAAGTAATTACATCTAACTTCACAGATCACTCGTTTCTCACAGACACACAAAAACACGCACAGCACACAAATACATCATTAATTCAtacattattacataaatattctaACATAAATCGTCTACAAAGAGTGGTGGCCTACATATTaagattttataataatgtaaagaaCAAAATCAAGGATAAAAATCCATTATCAATTAAAGAACTTCAAGATtctttaaatttcattttaagaCAAGCTCAAATGGAGATGTTTTCCAAAGAATATGACATTCTTAAAGCTGGTAAGACTTTGCCTCGCAAAAATAGATTGATTTGTTTGAGTCCTTTTGTTGACGAAGATGGTCTTATCCGTGTAGGCGGGAGACTTGATAATTCGCCTTATGACTATAATATCAAGCATCCAATTTTACTATGTTGCAAACATCATATCACTAAATTAATTTTCCACGAATATCATTACGATTTATTACACGCTGGCCCTCAATTGTTGATCGCAAGTATACGGCAAGTGTATTGGCCACTTGGAGGCAGAAATCTATCTAAATCAGTTGTAAAACACTGCATTAAATGTTTTAAGTTCAAGTGTCAAAATATTCAACCTGTCATGGGACAATTGCCTGTTAATAGGACTCAATTGGAATTCCCATTTTTAAATTCCAGTGTCGATTATGCCGGGCCAATATTGATAGCAGATCGAAAGGGGCGAGGGTGTAAACTTGTAAAGGCGTACCTATGCATCTTTGTTTGTCTTGCAGTGAAAGCTGTCCATATCGAGCTCGTTACAGACCTTACTAAGGAGGGCTATATGGCTGCTTTAAGCCGTTTTGTTGCTCGTCGTGGCAAACCCAAGAGCATCTTGTCTGACAATGGCACCAATTTTGTAGGCACTTGTAATGAGTTGCAACAATTCTTACAACAATCAAATATATCGTATGAAGTTGCACAAAGGGGTATTGAATTTACTTTTGCCCCTCCATATTCTCCACATTTCAACGGCATTGCTGAAGCTGCCGTTCGATCAACTAAACACCACCTGAAAAGACTATTACAGTTAACACACTTCACATACGAAGAAATGGTCACTTGTTTAACTCAAATAGAAGCTGTTCTTAATTCACGTCCTCTCACACCACTTTCCTCTGATCCGTTAGATTTTACTGTCCTTACTCCTTCACACTTTTTGATTGGACGATCACTAATAGCTGTTCCGCATCCACAGGTGTCTGATGTAAACATCGGCCGCTTGGAGCGCTACCACAGAGTGGAGCATATTAAGCAGCATTTCTGGAACCGATTCCATTTAGAATATATCTCTCTGCTGCAGCAAAAAACTAAGTGGACGTCATCTACAGGACAACTGGCAGAGGGAACGTTAGTTCTCATCAAGGAGAGAGGACAACCGCCAATGCTGTGGCCACTGGGACGTGTCACGAAGGTGTTCCCGGGGAGCGACGGGATAACGCGTGTGGCTGAGTTGAAGACGCGTAAGGGAACAATTCTACGTtcctttaataatatttgtccaCTTCCACTAGATTGA
- the LOC124639459 gene encoding uncharacterized protein LOC124639459 isoform X5: MANEDLLIRKRSAIKAKLTNFCNHVNVLMSCDSLSSLQRIELEGRLRKFDALYDEFDNLQLEIEVLSDKPDEAYGERAKFEERYHAVAAQARSLLISADAGVDGGSVAGSADKNTGASFRHNFVRLPKINLPTFDGSYQCWLEYRDTYLSLIHSSSAIDDISKFHYLRASLTGDAQQVIKNIDFKSEHYQLAWNLLCERYDNSRLLVKNHVQTLFNTPAILKESCVALRQFVDNINKQIRALKSLNEPTDQWSTLVVIMMSSRLDKVTNRDWEEYSNTLPKFPTLSEFCSFVSKRADLLETVEHSKSTNKEDGSTNSYTVNTNNSKKNYNTTKPKPNTNKEFNNCPLCKNNHFMFVCDDFRKLSVENRLAKVKELNVCFNCLRPGHSSKRCKLSHCKYCNRKHNTLLHVEQSNSTVQDPMPSSVALPTLLTDDVSGGAQLQNGTSESVVMSSDTAATTRSVLLSTALVTVVSTRGEKFDARILLDNGSTANFITETLCHKLGLPRRNVNSTISGESYEMAKRRFLSLERRFLRDPSFKERYVAFMEEYERLGHMTENTTSRKPHSDASERAFGCCVYLRSVNMEGAVKVQLLASKNRVAPIKPTTIPRLELCGALLGARLCAKQKTKWTSSTGQLAEGTLVLIKERGQPPMLWPLGRVTKVFPGSDGITRVAELKTRKGTILRSFNNICPLPLD; encoded by the exons ATGGCTAATGAAGATTTGTTAATAAGAAAACGCAGTGCTATTAAAGCTAAGCTTACGAATTTTTGCAATCATGTTAATGTGCTTATGAGTTGCGATTCATTATCCAGTTTGCAGCGTATTGAGCTAGAGGGTCGCCTTCGTAAATTTGATGCTTTATACGATGAATTTGATAATTTGCAGTTGGAGATCGAGGTGCTCTCGGATAAGCCAGACGAGGCGTACGGGGAACGTGCCAAGTTTGAGGAGCGGTACCACGCGGTGGCAGCTCAGGCGCGCAGCCTGCTTATCAGCGCTGATGCCGGCGTTGACGGCGGGTCTGTAGCGGGCTCAGCGGATAAAAACACAGGTGCATCGTTCCGTCATAATTTTGTACGCTTACCTAAAATTAATTTGCCTACTTTCGATGGTAGTTATCAATGTTGGCTCGAGTATAGAGATACATATCTGTCACTTATTCACAGTAGTAGTGCTATCGATGATATTAGCAAATTTCATTATTTGCGCGCTTCGCTTACGGGAGATGCTCAGcaagtgataaaaaatatagattttaagaGCGAGCATTATCAATTAGCGTGGAATCTATTATGTGAGCGATATGATAATAGCAGGCTTCTAGTTAAAAACCATGTGCAAACTTTGTTTAATACTCCGGCAATTCTTAAAGAATCTTGTGTAGCCTTACGTCAATTTGTTGATAATATCAATAAGCAAATTAGAGCTTTAAAATCACTGAACGAGCCCACTGACCAGTGGAGTACACTGGTGGTGATTATGATGAGTAGCAGACTGGATAAGGTCACTAACAGAGACTGGGAAGAGTATAGCAATACCTTACCCAAATTTCCAACATTGTCAGaattttgttcgtttgttaGTAAAAGGGCTGATTTATTAGAGACAGTAGAACATAGCAAATCAACAAATAAGGAAGATGGTAGTACAAACAGTTACACAGTAAATactaataattctaaaaaaaactataatacaaCAAAACCTAAACCTAATACTAATAAGGAATTTAATAATTGTCCGTTGTgcaaaaataatcatttcatGTTTGTGTGTGATGATTTTCGTAAGTTGTCAGTAGAAAACCGTTTAGCAAAGGTGAAGGAGCTTAATGTGTGCTTTAATTGTTTACGTCCAGGGCATTCAAGTAAACGTTGCAAATTGTCAcactgtaaatattgtaatcgTAAGCATAACACGCTTTTACACGTAGAGCAGTCTAATTCAACTGTACAAGACCCAATGCCTAGTAGTGTAGCTCTGCCTACTTTACTGACTGATGACGTTTCTGGTGGTGCACAGTTACAAAACGGCACATCTGAAAGCGTTGTTATGTCAAGCGACACTGCAGCTACTACTCGTTCTGTTTTGCTTTCCACAGCTCTGGTGACAGTGGTCAGCACCCGAGGTGAGAAGTTCGACGCCAGGATCCTGCTGGATAACGGTAGCACAGCTAATTTTATCACTGAAACACTGTGTCACAAGCTGGGATTGCCTAGACGTAACGTTAACTCCACGATATCAG GTGAGTCGTACGAGATGGCTAAGCGGCGATTTCTATCACTGGAGCGTCGTTTTCTTCGTGATCCAAGTTTCAAGGAGCGTTATGTTGCCTTCATGGAGGAGTATGAGCGTCTTGGACACATGACAGAAAATACAACGTCTAGGAAGCCACATTCAG ATGCCTCTGAGAGAGCCTTTGGTTGTTGCGTATATCTTCGGTCGGTGAATATGGAAGGTGCAGTCAAGGTACAACTTCTTGCATCGAAGAATCGCGTAGCACCAATAAAGCCTACTACCATTCCACGTCTCGAGCTTTGTGGGGCGTTGCTAGGCGCTAGACTGTGTGCTAAG CAAAAAACTAAGTGGACGTCATCTACAGGACAACTGGCAGAGGGAACGTTAGTTCTCATCAAGGAGAGAGGACAACCGCCAATGCTGTGGCCACTGGGACGTGTCACGAAGGTGTTCCCGGGGAGCGACGGGATAACGCGTGTGGCTGAGTTGAAGACGCGTAAGGGAACAATTCTACGTtcctttaataatatttgtccaCTTCCACTAGATTGA